A segment of the Peptoclostridium acidaminophilum DSM 3953 genome:
TTCCACGGTGTTTTGCGGAAATACTTCACAATGATTTACTCCCTCTGTTGCAAACGTCATGAAACACTCCAGATCATTCCTGGTGTCAATATCCCTGTACTTGGCTGCAAGACCTGTCTCCAGGCCAAGCTTGTTTGCTATGTCGAGTGTTCCTTCAAGCACCGACTTGTTTCCCCACTTGAGAGAGTCATCAAATATCCGGGCATGAAGACTTTTCATCCCCACCAGGTAGTAGCCGCCGTCCAGAGTTGGTCCCAGGACCACGTCGTTTGCGTCGAGCCGTGAAAACGCATCGTCTATATCGCAAGGCTGCAGTCCCGGTATGTCCGAGCCTATCAGCATCACCTTCGAATATCCTCTTAGCAAGACTTCAGCTACAGCATTGTTCATTCTCTCGCCGAGTTTTTCCCCCTTTTGGGGCAGGAACTCAACTCCTCTTGGCACAATAGCTTTAAGTATGTCAAGATCTCCTTCGGTCGTATGCGAAACATATATGTCCACATCATCAAGCAGCTCAAGCGCTGCAAAAACATCCTTAAGAAAGCATTCATGCAGTGCTGCGCACTCCTCCGGCGAAAGGATCTCCATTAGCCTTGTCTTTGTCTTACCCGGAACAGGTATTCTTGTCATAAGTATTAATGCCTTCATTATCTTACCTTCCTATATGAGCTGCTTAATTTTTCAGGGGATGTCCCCAGCATGTAAAGCAACTTTATCTTGTGCATAAACAGCAGAGTCCTCAGAGCACCGCCGTTTTTAAACCTTCTCCCGGATGTTCCTATCTGAGCATTAAGCAGCTTCATTTTGCCTTCATTTTTGAGTGTCCGGCCCAGCTCCCAATCCTCCATTAGGGGGATGTCGGGATAACCTCCTATGCGTTCAAAAATTTCGCGCCTTACGAATATACCCTGATCTCCAAAATAAAGACCCATATGCCTTGCCCTCATGTTTGACGAACAGGCTATGAATCTCATTAGCGGCGTGTCATAATCGTGAAAAAACATCGAAAATCCTCCGCCTGCAAAGCCTTCTTCTACTGTAGCCTTTATATGGCAAAGGCTGCTCCTGTCCACACTCGAATCGGAGTGCACAAACCAAAGTATATCTCCCTTGGCTATGCCGGCGCCTTTGTTCATCTGTCTGGCCCTGCCGCTGACTCCTCCTGTGAGCCTTGAATGCTGCGAGGCGATTTTTGCGGTGCTGTCTGTGCTCCCGCCATCGGCGACAATGATTTCCTTTTCGCCTTCAAGGGCTTTGAGCTCCAGGAGCAGCCTTTCTATTGTCTTTTCTTCATTTAATACAGGAACTATTATAGATATCACTTAATCACCTTAATCGGGTTTTGATTTTAAATATGAGTTTGGACTATGCTGTTTGATCTATTTTAGTATATACGTGCCCGCTCGCCGCGACAAATACTATTTGCCCCCAAACGCATCATATAAATATTTTCTATAGCCTTTAAGCTGACTATTAATTTATTCTATATTTTCCGTACATTAAAATTGCCACCGCGGATGATATTCCTTTCCGCGGTGGCAATTCAATTACAATATTTCAGTTTTTCACTTCACTAACCTTGTAAAGAGCCCTTTACATCATCGGCATTCCGCCGCCCATTCCGCCAGGCATTGAAGGCTCGTTTTCTTCCTTGATGTCAACTACTGCAGCTTCTGTAGTAAGGAATACCGCTGCAACTGATGCAGCGTTCTGAAGAGCAGATCTTGTAACCTTAGTAGGATCCACTATTCCAGCCTCTACCATGTTTACGTATTTTTCCCTAAGTGCGTCGAAGCCTATTTCAGGTTCAGAATGCTTAACCTTCTCAACTATTACAGCTCCTTCAAGACCTGCATTTATAGCTATTTGCTTTAGCGGCTCTTCAAGAGCCTTCTTTATTATCTTAACACCTGTTTGAACTTCTCCCTCTGTTTCATCTACAAGCTTGTCAAGTGCCGGAATAGCGCTTACAAGAGCAGTTCCTCCTCCTGCTACTATTCCCTCTTCCACTGCAGCTCTAGTAGCGTTGAGGGCGTCCTCTATTCTTAGCTTTCTCTCTTTAAGCTCTGATTCTGTGGCAGCTCCAACCTCTATAACCGCAACTCCGCCAGCAAGCTTGGCAAGCCTTTCCTGAAGCTTCTCCCTGTCGAAATCTGAAGTTGTTGTTTCAATTTGTCTTTTTATCTGGGCAATCCTGTCTTGTATGTCAGACTCTGTTCCCGCTCCGTTTACTACTGTAGTTTCTTCCTTAGTAACCTTTACAGTCTCGGCTCTTCCAAGCATGTCCATTGTAGCCTCTTTAAGCTCAAGGCCAACTTCCTCAGATATGACTTTTCCGCCTGTAAGTATAGCTATGTCTTCCAGCATGGCTTTTCTTCTGTCTCCAAAACCAGGAGCTTTGACAGCTACAACCTCGAAGGTTCCTCTCAGCTTATTTACAACTAGAGTCGCAAGCGCCTCTCCGTCAACGTCCTCTGCTATTATAAGCAGTCTCTTGCCTTGCTGAACTATCTGCTCAAGCACTGGAAGTATTTCCTGTATGTTGGAAATCTTCTTGTCAGTTATGAGGATGTAAGCGTCGCTTATTACAGCTTCCATCTTCTCCACATCTGTAACCATGTAAGGCGAGAGGTATCCTCTGTCAAAGAGCATTCCTTCAACAACCTTAAGGTCGGTCATCATCGACTTTGACTCTTCTACAGTTATTACACCGTCCTTGCCCACCTTGTCCATTGCATCGGCAATAAGCGCGCCAATTTCCTCGTCTCCTGCAGATATAGCCGCAACCTGAGCGATCTCTTCCTTGTTTTGTATAGGTCTTGAAACCTTCTTTATCTCGTCAACAACAGTGTCTACTGCCTTTGAAATACCTTTTCTTATTATTATAGGGTTCGCGCCGGCTGCGACGTTTTTAAGTCCTTCTCTTATTATTGCCTGAGCAAGCACTGTAGCAGTAGTAGTTCCGTCCCCTGCAACATCGTTAGTCTTAGTCGCAACTTCCTTTACAAGCTGAGCTCCCATGTTCTCATAAGCGTCTGCAAACTCAATCTCCTTGGCTATTGTAACACCGTCATTAGTTATAAGCGGAGAACCGAATTTCTTGTCTAGTATTACGTTTCTTCCCTTTGGTCCAAGAGTCACCTTTACTGTATCTGCAAGCTTGTTTACTCCAGCTTCTAGTCCTTTTCTTGCGCTTTCAGCGAACTTTATTTCTTTTGCCATTACTGTTAACCTCCTATAGTTTATGTTGATATATTATTTACTATTCAACTACTGCAAGTATGTCGCTTTGTCTTAATATTGTAAATTCTTCCCCGTCAATCTTCACTTCTGTGCCTGCATACTTGGAGAATATTACCTTGTCTCCCTTTGCAAGCTCCATCTTGATCTCCTTGCCGTCTACTACTCCGCCTGGTCCGACTTCTACTACCTCGGCCATCTGCGGCTGCTCCTTTGCGCTTCCTGGAAGCACTATTCCGCTTTTAGTCTTTTCCTCAGCTTCAAGTCTTTTGATTACTACTCTGTCTGCAAGTGGTCTTATTTTCATTAATGTAACCCTCCTTGGAAATTTGATTATATTTTATATGTGCCAGAAATACATATTATCATTTTAGCACTCTATAGGCGCGAGTGCTAACTACATATAATATACTATTAAAAAGATTTTTCATTGGCAATAGACCTTAAGGTCGATTTTGGGCGATTTAAAGCATTTATTGCTGTTTTTCATCGAATATATCCGTTTTACTCATTTTTAATTAAAATTTATTTATTTTACAATATCGGTGAAAAAAGCCTGGCGTACGACCCCTTGAGTTTTTGAAGCATTGGCCTGTTATGGTATTCCTCAAGGGTAATCTCCTTGCACCTAAGCTGGTCGTTCAAAAAATCCTGTTTGAGCGAATTCACTATTTCCTTGTCGTATATAAAGCCGTTGATTTCGAAATTTATCATAAAGCTCCTAAGGTCCATGTTGGCTGTTCCAACAGAAGCTATGTCGTCATCTACCACCATGACCTTTGAGTGCAGGAAGCCCTTCTCATCATACAAAAATACCTTGCCGCCTGATTTGAGTATGGATTCGAAATACGATAGTGAAGCGTGGTAGACAATTTTGTGGTCCGGCTTTCCCGGAAACATTATCCTAACGTCAACTCCGCTCAGCGCGGCAGTCCTGAGTGCCACAAGCAGCGAATCGTCAGGGATGAAGTAGGGCGTTTGAATGTATATCATCCTTTTGGCCTGTGAAATGGCTGTAAAATAGGCCTGATGTATGGCCTCCCAGTCTGAATCGGGACCGCTGGCAACTATCTGCATGACATTGTGGCCGCAGTAGGATATCGCCGGAAAATAGCACGTGGAAAACAGCTTTTCCTTCGTCGAAAAATACCAGTCCAGAAGGAATGTAAGCTGAAGCATATACACGGCCTCGCCTTCGATCCTCATGTGCGTATCTCTCCAGTATCCGAACTTTTCGTCCTTTCCAAGGTATTCATCGCCTATGTTTATGCCGCCTACATATCCTATTTTGCCGTCTATAACTACAATTTTCCTGTGGTTCCTGTAGTTGAGCCTTCTGTTGAGGAACGGAAGCTTTACAGGCAGGAACGGCGCCACCTTTATGCCGCATTCCCTCATTTCATCGAAAAAGCTGCGTTTAAACCAAAGATTCCAGCAGCCGACATCATCATAGAGCAGGCGTATTTGGATCCCCTCTCTTGCCTTCTCAATAAGCAGCTCTTTTACAGCCCTTCCTATCTGGGAATCCTTTATAATATAGTATTCCAGGTGTATGTGCCGCTTGGCGTTTCTTATGTCCTCAAAAAGCGCCTTGAACTTTTCCTCGCCGCTGTTTAGTATCTTAACGCTGTTGTTGAGCGTGAAGGGCGCCCTGCCTGTATTCAAAAGGAGGTTCATAACCCTTCTTTTAATGTTTATGTCGGGATCGTAAAATACCAAATCCTCCATTATGGCCTGCTTTTGTATTGTAATAAGATTCTCAAAATTTTGTATGCTTTCGAATATCTTGTTGGCATTGATCTCAGAAAAGAGCTTTTGTATCTTGAAAATCTTTTTCTTTTTCATGTTTTGGCCAAACAGAATATATATGACGAATCCTACTACAGGAAACAAAAGCAGAACAAGCAGCCAGGCTATAGTTCTCGACGGATCTCTGTTTTCAAGAAATATAACCACAGACACAAATGCAGCAGACATCACAAAAAAACCTATTATATACGCTAAAACACCCGTGGCCTCCATCAAAGCTCCCCTACTTTCTGCCTACCCCGTTTTCTCTGGCATAATAAAAAAGATACTGCTGAGCAAAGCCCGCCAGGTCTCCAAACCTTCCCAGGGCGAATTCACGCATTTTGTTAAGACTCATGTCTTCCTGGTTGTAGAGACTGCTTATAACCCTTTTTACCCATACATCGACTGGGAACGCATCAAATTTTTGGAGCGCAAAGAGCATTATGCAGTCCGCAACCTTTGGGCCCACTCCCGGAAGCCTCATAAGCTCCTTTCTGCATTCATGAGAACCAAACTCCGCTAGCCTTTCCAGGTCTACATCCCTGTTGATTATCATGCTGCAGCTGTCCTTTATGTACTGCGCCCTGTAGCCCGCCTTGCAGTTGTCTACGCATTTTTCATGGAACATGTGTATTGTCTCCGGGCTGGGAAAAGCGTAGAATTTTCTGCCCCCGTATTCTATTATCTCTTCATTTGCAAGATAAGAGAGAGTGTCTATAGTCTTTTTTATCTTTGGTATGGCGTTGTTTGCCGATATTATAAACGAGACAGTGGTTTCCCAGACATCTTGCTTTAGCAGCCTTATTCCGTATCCGAATTCAACCGATCTTTCAAGATGCTCGTCCAGCTTCCTAAGCTTTTCCTTTATGGCGGAATAGTCTCTCCCAATGTCGAAATAGTCCATCCAAATGCCCTCAAAGTCAGACCGGCTTGTATTGTTAAATATCACTATGTCGCCTTCTTTTTTTACATTTAATACCCTGGAGTGTGCTACCCCGGTATAGGAACCGTCCTCCTCCCTGTCCCAGCGGAAGCACTGGCCGCATTCGAATATATGCCTTGGCTCAAAGTCATTTAAGCCGCTGACTATTATGCCCTTTTTTTCTTCGTATATCTTAAGTTCCAAAAGAATCCCTCCCACAAAAGCAAAATCAAGCCCTCCGCAAATCAGCAAAGGGCTTTAATTACATATTGATCCTTTAGTATTTTTGTAAAGCCATATTAAGGCCAGCTAAGCAGTTTCAATGCTTGTGACGCTGTAGCCCCACTCCTCAACTGCCGCTTTGATCGCCTCGTCCGAAACCTCTCTGTCCATCTGCACGATGGCTCTTTTTTCATCAAGGCTTACATCCACAGATATCACGCCCTCGAGCTCGCCTATGGCGCCTTTCACTCTGTTGACGCAGTGGCTGCAGCTCATGCCTTCTATATACACCAGCTTTCTCATCGCTATTCCTCCCAGTAAAAATATAGTAAATGCCAGACTACAGCTTCAGTCTCCTGAGCCTAAGCGCGTTCGTGACTACCGACACGGAGCTGAAAGCCATGGCCGCTCCTGCCAGCATGGGGCTAAGTAGCGGCCCGCCCCATATGTGAAGCACTCCTGCGGCTACCGGTATTCCCAGTGTGTTGTATACGAACGCCCAAAACAGGTTCTGCTTGACATTTCTTATCGTCTTTCTGCTCAGGTTTATGGCCCTTGCAACGTCAGATATGTCGCCCTTTATAAGCACTATATCTGCGGACTCTATTGCCACGTCAGTCCCCGAACCTATCGCTATGCCCACATCAGAGGCTGCAAGCGCAGGAGCGTCGTTTATTCCGTCGCCTACCATGGCGACTACTTTGCCTTCGTTTCTAAGCTCTTCTATCCTCTTAGCCTTGCCTTCAGGCAGCACACCTGCAAACACCCTGCTTATTCCCGTCTTTTGTGCAATGGCGTTTGCCGTCACCTCGTTGTCGCCCGTTATCATTATTACTTCTATACCCATCTCCCTTAGCATTTCAACAGCCTTTGGACTCGTATCCTTTATGACGTCGGCAACTGCAACTACGCCTATCACCGTATCGTCCAGAGCGCATATTATGATCGTCTTGCCCTGGGCTGCAAGCCTCCTGGCATCGTCGCCATTACCAAAAGGAATGTCCATTTCCAAAAGGAGCGCCTCGTTTCCAACCGCAACCCTTCTGCCCTCAAGAGTGTATCTTATTCCCTTTCCAGGGACAGCCTCAAATCCCGAAACATCAGGTACTTGAACACCCAGGTCGCTTGCGTGCTGCAGTATGGCATCCGAGAGGGGATGCTCCGAGACCTTCTCGCCTGCTGCCACAATCCTTAAGAATTCAATTTCGCTAACGCCGTAGGTGAGCATGTCCGTGACCTTCGGCTTTCCAAGCGTTATCGTTCCCGTCTTGTCAAACACAACCGCATCGATCTTGTGGGCGGTCTCAAGCGCCTCGGCACTCTTAATGAGTATGCCGTTTTCCGCGCCCTTTCCTGTGCCCACCATTATTGCGGTAGGCGTTGCCAGTCCAAGAGCGCACGGGCAGGCTATAACAAGCACGGAAATGAATATTGTAAGCGCAAAGACGCTGTCCTTTTCCGCCAAATACCAGAGAGCAGCGGAAACTGCCGCTATTACCATTACAGCAGGCACGAAATATCCGGCAACTATGTCAGCCAGCTTTGCGATCGGCGCCTTCGAACCCTGGGCCTGCTGCACAAGCCTTATTATCTGCGAGAGCGCAGTATCCTTTCCTACCCTGGTGGCCTTGAACCTTATTGTGCCGTTTTTGTTTATTGTGCCACCAGTGACGCTGCTGCCGGCGGTTTTCTCGACAGGTATGCTCTCGCCGGTTATCATGGATTCGTCCACTGCTGTGTAGCCGTAGACTACTGCTCCATCTACAGGTATCCTCTCTCCCGGCTTTACAATCAGAGTGTCACCTATTTCGACTTCTTCTATTAAAATTTCCATCTCGCCGCCGTCTGCTGCCACAAGTGCCGTTTTAGGCTGCAAGCCCATAAGTTTTTTTATAGCCTCCGAGGTCCTGCCTCTTGATTTTGTCTCCAGGTATTTGCCAAGCATCACAAGCGCAATTATTATTCCCGCCGATTCGTAGTAAAGCCCATGCACATAATGCTCACCCATAATTATCATATACGTTGAGTAAACGCTGTATATTATGGCCGCTCCCGTGCCTATGGCCACCAGCGAATCCATGTTGGGGCTTTTTTTAAAAAGCGCCCTCAGGCCTACCGTGTAAAATTTCCTGCCTGATACCACTATTGGAATCAGCAGCGCCAGCTGGACTAGCGCAAAGCTTGCCGCATGGCTTTCAGGGCTTATTGAGCCAGGCAAAGGAAGCCCAAGCATGTGGCTCATGGCTATATATAGAAGTGGCAAGGCAAAGGCAATGGCCACTCTCACTCGTTTTCGCATATCTCTAGTCTGCCTATCCTTTTCATCCCTGTCCGTGTCGGCCACATCAAGACTTATTTCAAGAGGCTCATAGCCGGCATTTTTTATGGCCGACTTGATGCTCGATATTCTGACCTTGTCCGCATCGTAAACAACCTGGGCCGTTTCAGTTGCAATGTTTACACTGACACTCTCAACACCGTCCAGCTTCTGGATCGATTTTTCAACTGCCCTAACACAAGACGCACAAGTCATACCTCGTATCGGTATCGATACTTCCCTTGTGTTTTCCTTGATGGATGCGCCGTATCCCCTGGCTTCCACGGCTTTAATTATATCCTCAGTCGTCAATTTGTCTTCATCATAATCAACCACCATGTTTTCAAGTGAAAGATTCACAACCGCGCTCTTTACGCCTTCCAACGCCAGA
Coding sequences within it:
- the cls gene encoding cardiolipin synthase, which translates into the protein MEATGVLAYIIGFFVMSAAFVSVVIFLENRDPSRTIAWLLVLLLFPVVGFVIYILFGQNMKKKKIFKIQKLFSEINANKIFESIQNFENLITIQKQAIMEDLVFYDPDINIKRRVMNLLLNTGRAPFTLNNSVKILNSGEEKFKALFEDIRNAKRHIHLEYYIIKDSQIGRAVKELLIEKAREGIQIRLLYDDVGCWNLWFKRSFFDEMRECGIKVAPFLPVKLPFLNRRLNYRNHRKIVVIDGKIGYVGGINIGDEYLGKDEKFGYWRDTHMRIEGEAVYMLQLTFLLDWYFSTKEKLFSTCYFPAISYCGHNVMQIVASGPDSDWEAIHQAYFTAISQAKRMIYIQTPYFIPDDSLLVALRTAALSGVDVRIMFPGKPDHKIVYHASLSYFESILKSGGKVFLYDEKGFLHSKVMVVDDDIASVGTANMDLRSFMINFEINGFIYDKEIVNSLKQDFLNDQLRCKEITLEEYHNRPMLQKLKGSYARLFSPIL
- the groL gene encoding chaperonin GroEL (60 kDa chaperone family; promotes refolding of misfolded polypeptides especially under stressful conditions; forms two stacked rings of heptamers to form a barrel-shaped 14mer; ends can be capped by GroES; misfolded proteins enter the barrel where they are refolded when GroES binds), with protein sequence MAKEIKFAESARKGLEAGVNKLADTVKVTLGPKGRNVILDKKFGSPLITNDGVTIAKEIEFADAYENMGAQLVKEVATKTNDVAGDGTTTATVLAQAIIREGLKNVAAGANPIIIRKGISKAVDTVVDEIKKVSRPIQNKEEIAQVAAISAGDEEIGALIADAMDKVGKDGVITVEESKSMMTDLKVVEGMLFDRGYLSPYMVTDVEKMEAVISDAYILITDKKISNIQEILPVLEQIVQQGKRLLIIAEDVDGEALATLVVNKLRGTFEVVAVKAPGFGDRRKAMLEDIAILTGGKVISEEVGLELKEATMDMLGRAETVKVTKEETTVVNGAGTESDIQDRIAQIKRQIETTTSDFDREKLQERLAKLAGGVAVIEVGAATESELKERKLRIEDALNATRAAVEEGIVAGGGTALVSAIPALDKLVDETEGEVQTGVKIIKKALEEPLKQIAINAGLEGAVIVEKVKHSEPEIGFDALREKYVNMVEAGIVDPTKVTRSALQNAASVAAVFLTTEAAVVDIKEENEPSMPGGMGGGMPMM
- a CDS encoding heavy metal translocating P-type ATPase, with amino-acid sequence MESLAKKEFNISGMTCAACVRTVEKAALALEGVKSAVVNLSLENMVVDYDEDKLTTEDIIKAVEARGYGASIKENTREVSIPIRGMTCASCVRAVEKSIQKLDGVESVSVNIATETAQVVYDADKVRISSIKSAIKNAGYEPLEISLDVADTDRDEKDRQTRDMRKRVRVAIAFALPLLYIAMSHMLGLPLPGSISPESHAASFALVQLALLIPIVVSGRKFYTVGLRALFKKSPNMDSLVAIGTGAAIIYSVYSTYMIIMGEHYVHGLYYESAGIIIALVMLGKYLETKSRGRTSEAIKKLMGLQPKTALVAADGGEMEILIEEVEIGDTLIVKPGERIPVDGAVVYGYTAVDESMITGESIPVEKTAGSSVTGGTINKNGTIRFKATRVGKDTALSQIIRLVQQAQGSKAPIAKLADIVAGYFVPAVMVIAAVSAALWYLAEKDSVFALTIFISVLVIACPCALGLATPTAIMVGTGKGAENGILIKSAEALETAHKIDAVVFDKTGTITLGKPKVTDMLTYGVSEIEFLRIVAAGEKVSEHPLSDAILQHASDLGVQVPDVSGFEAVPGKGIRYTLEGRRVAVGNEALLLEMDIPFGNGDDARRLAAQGKTIIICALDDTVIGVVAVADVIKDTSPKAVEMLREMGIEVIMITGDNEVTANAIAQKTGISRVFAGVLPEGKAKRIEELRNEGKVVAMVGDGINDAPALAASDVGIAIGSGTDVAIESADIVLIKGDISDVARAINLSRKTIRNVKQNLFWAFVYNTLGIPVAAGVLHIWGGPLLSPMLAGAAMAFSSVSVVTNALRLRRLKL
- a CDS encoding TIGR04282 family arsenosugar biosynthesis glycosyltransferase, with the protein product MKALILMTRIPVPGKTKTRLMEILSPEECAALHECFLKDVFAALELLDDVDIYVSHTTEGDLDILKAIVPRGVEFLPQKGEKLGERMNNAVAEVLLRGYSKVMLIGSDIPGLQPCDIDDAFSRLDANDVVLGPTLDGGYYLVGMKSLHARIFDDSLKWGNKSVLEGTLDIANKLGLETGLAAKYRDIDTRNDLECFMTFATEGVNHCEVFPQNTVEFLITRWSGDYAKRYAEK
- a CDS encoding DNA-3-methyladenine glycosylase family protein, with amino-acid sequence MELKIYEEKKGIIVSGLNDFEPRHIFECGQCFRWDREEDGSYTGVAHSRVLNVKKEGDIVIFNNTSRSDFEGIWMDYFDIGRDYSAIKEKLRKLDEHLERSVEFGYGIRLLKQDVWETTVSFIISANNAIPKIKKTIDTLSYLANEEIIEYGGRKFYAFPSPETIHMFHEKCVDNCKAGYRAQYIKDSCSMIINRDVDLERLAEFGSHECRKELMRLPGVGPKVADCIMLFALQKFDAFPVDVWVKRVISSLYNQEDMSLNKMREFALGRFGDLAGFAQQYLFYYARENGVGRK
- a CDS encoding TIGR04283 family arsenosugar biosynthesis glycosyltransferase, whose amino-acid sequence is MISIIVPVLNEEKTIERLLLELKALEGEKEIIVADGGSTDSTAKIASQHSRLTGGVSGRARQMNKGAGIAKGDILWFVHSDSSVDRSSLCHIKATVEEGFAGGGFSMFFHDYDTPLMRFIACSSNMRARHMGLYFGDQGIFVRREIFERIGGYPDIPLMEDWELGRTLKNEGKMKLLNAQIGTSGRRFKNGGALRTLLFMHKIKLLYMLGTSPEKLSSSYRKVR
- the groES gene encoding co-chaperone GroES, coding for MKIRPLADRVVIKRLEAEEKTKSGIVLPGSAKEQPQMAEVVEVGPGGVVDGKEIKMELAKGDKVIFSKYAGTEVKIDGEEFTILRQSDILAVVE
- a CDS encoding heavy-metal-associated domain-containing protein — translated: MRKLVYIEGMSCSHCVNRVKGAIGELEGVISVDVSLDEKRAIVQMDREVSDEAIKAAVEEWGYSVTSIETA